From a region of the Alloyangia pacifica genome:
- a CDS encoding AAA family ATPase, with protein sequence MTNTSPPDDYPPAWMPYTVTLIRRLSESVDSEAVAPIEVWDGDSGGTRSSRTERNIVTTHAGRLLMLIRMAASFGPEERFQDRLLRPGGVTMWVGIKPRELSLIEYLLKHGVLPPDVQVYTRSPHRPSGPVLQLCKPDSQNTGEVSKAQQAAFENRISEALPLSAPILILLPDGLELSEPLQRILPDAERLAPINRIIMLVLICELYNVSDAPEREAVLRLLPDDAALAQLDHPSIVMALRASSAREAAHALQKMVLPARSMRQNGLTLEEIGGSSPAHRMAGDLAVDIQACKAGAACWSEVPRSLLLYGEPGTGKTVLAQAIARSADVEIVIASAGEWQSRGHLGDMLGAMLKTFSDAAARRPCIVFLDEIDSFGARDAKDSERNSNYRRQVINTLLREIDKFLALDGTILVGACNAVDTLDPAIIRPGRFDQIVELTRPPLAQIAHMLRQVFPGAADVTPLARLCAGRTPAEIDATLRAARAAARRDGVPFDADLFAAQLGGGRPNHPAFERRIALHEAGHTLVAARLLGAAAVERVVMSAEMGQTFSRSAIREGTAQDFEIELTILLAGRAAERLVLGDVGAGSGGGPGSDLERATRLQLFFDRQAGLGIHGPAWLGAPDPARLPEAEQARLRAKLLQFEQQAQDLLAPYRELLVRLSEALLLQREMTAEELMPWLGQISDRG encoded by the coding sequence ATGACCAATACCTCACCCCCCGATGATTATCCGCCAGCCTGGATGCCATATACCGTCACACTGATCCGACGCCTGAGTGAAAGCGTCGACAGCGAAGCCGTCGCCCCGATCGAGGTCTGGGATGGCGATAGCGGCGGCACGCGGTCTTCTCGGACGGAACGCAACATCGTAACCACGCACGCCGGCCGCCTCCTCATGCTCATTCGCATGGCCGCCAGCTTCGGGCCCGAGGAAAGGTTTCAGGATCGGCTGCTGCGCCCTGGAGGCGTGACCATGTGGGTCGGCATCAAGCCGCGCGAACTGTCCCTCATCGAGTATCTTCTGAAACACGGCGTGCTGCCTCCAGACGTGCAGGTTTACACGCGCAGCCCGCACCGTCCGAGTGGGCCGGTCCTCCAGCTCTGCAAGCCCGACAGCCAGAACACCGGGGAAGTTTCCAAGGCGCAGCAGGCCGCCTTTGAAAATCGCATCAGCGAAGCGCTGCCCTTGTCGGCCCCCATTTTGATCTTACTACCCGACGGACTGGAGCTGTCTGAACCTCTCCAGCGCATCCTGCCAGATGCGGAACGCCTCGCACCCATTAATCGCATCATCATGCTCGTCCTGATCTGCGAGCTCTACAACGTTTCGGACGCGCCGGAGCGCGAGGCTGTCCTGCGCCTCCTGCCTGATGACGCCGCTCTGGCGCAGCTCGATCACCCATCTATAGTCATGGCCCTGCGGGCGTCTTCGGCACGCGAGGCTGCCCATGCGCTGCAGAAGATGGTGCTACCTGCTCGTTCCATGCGCCAGAACGGCCTCACCCTCGAAGAAATTGGCGGGTCGTCTCCCGCGCATCGCATGGCGGGAGACCTCGCTGTGGATATTCAGGCATGCAAAGCGGGTGCGGCGTGTTGGTCGGAGGTCCCAAGATCCCTACTCCTTTACGGCGAGCCAGGAACTGGCAAGACCGTGTTGGCGCAGGCCATCGCGCGGTCGGCGGATGTGGAAATTGTCATTGCCAGCGCTGGCGAATGGCAATCACGCGGCCATCTCGGTGATATGCTCGGGGCCATGCTCAAGACATTCTCAGACGCGGCCGCGCGCCGTCCCTGCATTGTTTTTCTTGACGAGATCGATTCATTTGGTGCCCGGGATGCCAAGGACAGCGAGCGCAACAGCAACTACCGCCGCCAGGTGATCAATACGCTGCTCCGAGAAATCGACAAGTTCCTTGCACTCGACGGCACCATTTTGGTTGGGGCCTGCAATGCCGTAGACACGCTCGATCCTGCGATCATCCGGCCTGGCCGCTTCGACCAGATCGTGGAGCTCACGAGGCCGCCGCTCGCGCAGATTGCCCACATGCTCCGGCAGGTGTTTCCCGGTGCCGCAGACGTGACGCCCCTGGCGCGGCTCTGCGCCGGCCGGACGCCGGCTGAGATCGACGCAACGCTTCGCGCGGCGAGGGCCGCGGCCCGCCGCGACGGGGTCCCCTTCGATGCCGACTTGTTCGCGGCGCAGCTGGGCGGCGGGCGGCCAAACCACCCGGCCTTCGAGCGCCGCATCGCGCTGCACGAGGCCGGGCACACCCTGGTCGCAGCGCGGCTGCTCGGCGCCGCCGCTGTCGAGCGCGTGGTGATGTCGGCAGAGATGGGGCAGACCTTTTCGAGATCCGCCATCCGGGAGGGCACGGCCCAAGACTTCGAGATCGAGCTGACAATCCTCCTCGCCGGTCGCGCCGCCGAGCGCCTGGTGCTCGGTGATGTCGGTGCCGGCAGCGGCGGCGGTCCGGGCAGTGATCTCGAGCGCGCCACCCGCCTGCAGCTGTTTTTCGACAGGCAAGCGGGTCTCGGCATCCACGGCCCGGCCTGGCTTGGCGCGCCGGACCCCGCGCGGCTTCCCGAGGCGGAGCAGGCCCGCCTGCGGGCCAAGCTCCTCCAGTTCGAGCAGCAGGCCCAGGACCTCCTTGCACCGTACCGGGAGCTGCTCGTGCGGCTCTCCGAGGCTCTGCTCCTCCAGCGCGAGATGACGGCCGAGGAGCTGATGCCATGGCTCGGCCAGATCTCTGACCGCGGCTAA
- a CDS encoding tyrosine-type recombinase/integrase — translation MSEMRLHDPSGNRLYLNAEERAAFLGAARRQPARDRTLCEMLHWTGCRPSELLEITPARVDLSGGSITLRSLKKRKDASGRQKVIFRSVPVPAEYLDTLNTAHGIREAQRSRKKAALPIWNLGRVRVWQIVKGVMIEAGLPDAPHRSPKGLRHGFGVHAVVQGVPSHMLQRWLGHAQLSTTAIYADAVGREEQDIAARMWR, via the coding sequence ATGTCTGAAATGCGCCTGCACGACCCCTCCGGAAACCGCCTCTATCTCAACGCCGAGGAGCGCGCCGCCTTCCTCGGCGCAGCCCGTCGGCAGCCGGCCCGCGACCGCACGCTCTGCGAGATGCTGCACTGGACCGGCTGCCGGCCGTCCGAGCTCCTGGAGATCACCCCGGCCCGCGTCGACCTCTCCGGCGGCAGCATCACGCTCCGGTCCCTGAAGAAGCGCAAGGATGCGTCCGGGCGGCAAAAGGTGATCTTCCGGTCAGTCCCGGTGCCGGCGGAGTATCTCGACACGCTCAACACCGCGCATGGCATTCGCGAGGCGCAGCGGTCCAGAAAGAAGGCCGCTTTGCCGATCTGGAACCTCGGCCGCGTGCGGGTCTGGCAGATCGTGAAGGGAGTCATGATCGAGGCGGGCCTCCCCGATGCGCCGCACCGCTCGCCCAAGGGCCTCAGGCACGGCTTCGGTGTGCATGCCGTGGTCCAGGGCGTGCCCTCACACATGCTGCAGCGCTGGCTCGGCCATGCCCAGCTCAGCACCACCGCGATCTACGCCGATGCCGTCGGCCGCGAAGAGCAGGACATCGCCGCCAGAATGTGGCGCTAG
- a CDS encoding uracil-DNA glycosylase family protein yields MALLSDRMREHYARWREDLPAGSRWQDFFRDCPDPNFNAIPANLEIDDNALIWPGRRDAILPGAPREAHVGRAFDGIEPENVRVVVLGQDPYPAIAEATGRAFEDGSWNAGIPPQALAKSLKPLMLAAWATQPDHAGMFRPGGWSQLVGRPKFAFPEPSAYFNALAGEGVLFVNSAWTRTGDEHLAAHRSLWKPVLDYLLKKLAKSDQPMIFLLLGGDAREAFCAADPVCNRSAIVDSGHPRSAEVFKRRNPLERVNLALGELGGAPVRWWSVPPHDAV; encoded by the coding sequence ATGGCATTGTTGTCGGACCGTATGCGCGAGCACTACGCGCGTTGGCGTGAAGACCTGCCTGCGGGGTCTCGCTGGCAGGACTTCTTCCGCGACTGTCCCGATCCGAACTTCAACGCGATCCCGGCGAACCTCGAGATCGACGACAATGCGCTCATCTGGCCCGGGCGCAGAGACGCAATCTTGCCGGGCGCGCCCCGGGAGGCGCACGTCGGGCGCGCCTTCGACGGGATCGAGCCCGAAAACGTCCGGGTCGTGGTTCTTGGCCAAGACCCCTATCCGGCTATCGCTGAGGCCACCGGACGGGCTTTCGAGGACGGGAGTTGGAACGCCGGAATACCCCCGCAAGCGCTGGCAAAGAGCCTCAAGCCATTGATGCTCGCCGCTTGGGCTACACAGCCTGATCATGCCGGAATGTTTCGGCCTGGAGGCTGGTCGCAGTTGGTTGGAAGGCCAAAGTTCGCATTTCCGGAACCAAGCGCCTACTTTAATGCCCTTGCAGGAGAGGGCGTCCTGTTTGTGAACTCGGCCTGGACCCGGACGGGAGATGAACATCTCGCTGCACATCGAAGCTTATGGAAGCCGGTGCTGGACTACCTGTTGAAGAAACTGGCCAAAAGCGATCAGCCCATGATCTTTCTGCTCCTTGGGGGGGACGCCAGAGAGGCCTTCTGCGCCGCCGATCCGGTTTGCAATCGATCTGCCATCGTCGACAGTGGCCATCCGAGGAGCGCTGAGGTCTTCAAACGCAGGAACCCCTTGGAGCGCGTAAACCTTGCACTCGGGGAACTCGGCGGGGCGCCTGTCCGATGGTGGTCGGTCCCTCCACATGACGCGGTATAA
- a CDS encoding exonuclease domain-containing protein produces the protein MTIPTATEILDLLTQARPRPTSEAPRDARGIYGLFDHTGTFRYIGSTASSAETFYKRIHQRHRTGSETHSHYFARMYNTGRMWVDRTDPETAMEMQTVRRLRQAFIARHCGCTWVALPDHADIAGLEAQVISIAPPEMVAWNRRGMAVYDEPVDLVDALIAELRLSPVERTALTRQHDRLLDGVSATKPAVGRSTGGVPPLPDGPFRFFALDVETANHDRSSICQVGVACVRHDASIETWVTLVDPQTDRWMFSGLHGITNAMVQGAPGIGAVIDVLDGMLEGRTVYQHSGFDRSAIRAACAARDRAEPAWDWQDSVSVARRAWPELQGNGGHGLASLKAHLGLRFEHHDAGEDARAAAEVVLMAEHGTRVAVKPWSAPVDDDVLDDGDTGPVSVPTTTIRRTVEPVATPIRTLPTVDIHAAKGMIRVPVAADGTAFGPDLARNGYYTVGAKGAEEKHASFDAALDALTKMDKPRWRRPNAAGNWGIVSGCSWRDIRKG, from the coding sequence ATGACCATACCCACCGCCACCGAAATCCTGGACCTGCTGACGCAGGCCAGGCCCCGGCCCACCTCCGAAGCGCCCCGTGATGCGCGTGGCATCTACGGGCTTTTCGATCATACCGGAACCTTCCGCTACATCGGGTCCACCGCGTCCAGCGCCGAGACCTTCTACAAGCGCATCCACCAGCGGCATCGCACGGGATCCGAGACGCACAGCCATTACTTCGCCCGGATGTACAACACCGGGCGGATGTGGGTCGATAGGACCGATCCCGAAACCGCGATGGAGATGCAGACCGTCCGCCGCCTGCGGCAGGCCTTCATCGCCCGCCATTGCGGCTGCACCTGGGTGGCGCTGCCGGACCACGCCGACATTGCCGGGCTGGAGGCGCAGGTCATCTCCATCGCCCCGCCCGAGATGGTGGCCTGGAACCGTCGCGGCATGGCGGTCTACGACGAGCCGGTGGACCTGGTCGACGCGCTGATCGCGGAGCTGCGGCTCTCACCCGTCGAGCGCACGGCCCTGACCCGCCAGCATGATCGACTCCTCGATGGTGTCTCGGCCACGAAGCCCGCCGTCGGCCGGAGTACCGGCGGTGTGCCTCCCCTGCCCGATGGGCCGTTCCGTTTCTTCGCACTGGACGTAGAGACCGCCAACCACGACCGGAGCAGCATCTGCCAGGTGGGTGTCGCCTGCGTGCGTCACGACGCTAGCATCGAGACCTGGGTGACGCTGGTCGATCCGCAGACGGATCGCTGGATGTTCAGCGGGCTGCACGGAATCACCAACGCCATGGTACAGGGCGCGCCTGGCATCGGCGCGGTGATCGACGTCCTTGACGGGATGCTGGAAGGGCGCACCGTCTACCAGCACTCGGGGTTCGACCGGAGTGCGATCCGCGCCGCCTGTGCCGCGCGCGACCGTGCGGAGCCTGCGTGGGACTGGCAGGATAGCGTCAGTGTCGCCCGCCGGGCCTGGCCCGAGCTGCAGGGCAATGGCGGGCACGGCCTCGCCTCGCTCAAAGCGCATCTCGGCCTGCGGTTCGAGCACCACGATGCCGGCGAGGATGCCCGCGCGGCGGCAGAGGTCGTGCTGATGGCCGAGCACGGCACGCGGGTCGCGGTGAAGCCCTGGTCCGCGCCGGTCGACGATGACGTGCTGGATGATGGCGATACCGGCCCGGTTTCGGTGCCCACCACCACCATCCGGCGCACCGTAGAGCCTGTCGCCACTCCCATCCGAACCCTGCCTACGGTCGACATTCATGCCGCCAAGGGGATGATCCGTGTTCCCGTCGCGGCGGACGGCACCGCTTTCGGTCCCGACCTGGCCCGTAACGGGTACTACACCGTGGGGGCGAAGGGGGCCGAGGAAAAGCATGCCAGCTTCGACGCGGCCCTCGATGCGCTGACCAAGATGGACAAGCCGCGCTGGCGTCGTCCGAACGCCGCAGGCAACTGGGGCATCGTTTCCGGTTGCTCCTGGAGGGACATCAGGAAGGGGTAG
- a CDS encoding SDR family oxidoreductase produces the protein MNAIDLQDRVAVITGGCGGIGAAVRARFQASGATALSWDIDKAADAQIDCTDETSVDKALQATLSRFRRIDILVNAAGITGHTLPIEDYSLREWRRTLDINLTGTFLCCRAVVPSMRARNYGRIVNLASVAGKEGNPAMVAYSAAKGGVIALTKALAKELTDTDIRVNSVAPAIIETDLIKQMAPEIRKAMIAKIPLDRLGRPEEVASMIAWLSSEECSFSTGACFDLSGGRATY, from the coding sequence ATGAACGCCATAGACCTGCAGGATCGGGTCGCCGTGATCACTGGCGGCTGCGGTGGCATAGGGGCGGCCGTACGGGCGCGCTTTCAGGCCTCGGGGGCGACGGCCCTGTCTTGGGACATCGACAAGGCGGCAGATGCGCAGATCGACTGCACCGACGAGACCTCAGTGGATAAGGCCCTTCAGGCGACGCTGTCCCGTTTCAGGCGCATCGACATTCTTGTCAACGCGGCCGGCATCACCGGTCATACATTACCAATCGAGGATTACTCGCTCAGGGAATGGCGCCGCACACTCGACATCAACCTGACCGGCACCTTTCTGTGCTGCCGGGCGGTCGTTCCGTCGATGCGGGCCCGAAACTACGGTCGGATCGTGAACCTGGCGTCGGTCGCCGGGAAAGAGGGCAACCCAGCTATGGTCGCCTATTCGGCCGCCAAGGGCGGAGTCATCGCCTTGACGAAGGCCTTGGCGAAGGAGCTGACCGATACCGATATCCGCGTCAATTCAGTCGCGCCCGCGATCATTGAGACGGACCTGATCAAGCAGATGGCACCGGAAATCCGGAAGGCCATGATCGCGAAGATCCCTCTGGACCGGTTGGGCAGGCCCGAAGAAGTGGCCTCGATGATCGCGTGGTTGTCGTCGGAAGAGTGTTCCTTCTCAACCGGGGCGTGCTTCGACCTCTCGGGGGGGCGGGCCACTTACTGA
- a CDS encoding SDR family NAD(P)-dependent oxidoreductase produces the protein MTDLSGRAAIVTGGARGQGAAEVRLLAECGARVLICDVLEDEGHALVNDIGSNARFHKLDVTDSAGWAAAAAALHDWTGRADILVNNAGIINRTLIADTEPDAWRRLLDINLTGAFLGVRAMAPLMQSGHGGSIINISSNSAFSGHSDPAYTASKWGLRGLTKSAAMEFAGVGIRVNAVCPGLIVTDLNRTSPHLGPMVGMTPAGRPGEIEEVAKLVLYLTSDASRFVTGEDFVIDGGFTAGAAYRRVGVETGILSS, from the coding sequence ATGACCGACCTGTCGGGGCGCGCCGCGATCGTGACCGGCGGGGCGCGGGGACAGGGCGCCGCCGAGGTGCGGCTGCTGGCGGAATGCGGTGCCCGAGTCCTGATCTGCGACGTGCTGGAGGATGAGGGCCACGCCCTTGTCAACGACATCGGGTCGAACGCGCGCTTTCACAAGCTCGACGTGACCGATTCCGCCGGTTGGGCGGCGGCGGCAGCGGCGCTGCACGACTGGACGGGGCGGGCGGATATCCTGGTCAACAATGCCGGCATCATCAACCGCACCCTGATCGCCGACACGGAACCCGACGCTTGGCGCCGCCTGCTGGATATCAACCTGACCGGGGCCTTCCTAGGTGTCCGCGCAATGGCGCCCCTGATGCAGTCCGGCCATGGCGGCAGCATAATCAATATCTCGTCGAACTCTGCTTTTTCCGGCCATTCCGATCCGGCCTACACTGCAAGCAAGTGGGGCTTGCGCGGATTGACGAAGTCGGCTGCGATGGAGTTCGCCGGGGTGGGCATCCGGGTGAACGCGGTCTGCCCTGGACTGATCGTCACCGACCTGAACCGGACGTCGCCACACCTCGGACCAATGGTCGGTATGACACCCGCGGGACGTCCCGGCGAGATTGAGGAGGTGGCCAAGCTCGTCCTCTACCTTACGTCGGACGCCTCGCGTTTTGTCACGGGCGAGGATTTCGTGATCGACGGCGGTTTTACGGCCGGAGCGGCTTATCGCCGCGTCGGTGTCGAAACGGGTATCCTTTCCAGCTGA
- a CDS encoding fumarylacetoacetate hydrolase family protein yields MKLMRIGRPGQERPALLDANGVIRDLSGHVADISGDVLGSDGLARLAAINPAQLPEIAGGQRIGPCVSGSGKFICIGLNFADHARETGKEPPEEPVIFAKAVSAICGPDDDIEIPRGSEKTDWEVEMGVIIGSRAKYVSEAEAMDHVAGYCVINDLSERAFQSERGGQWTKGKSHDTFGPIGPWLVTKDEIEDVQSLEMWLEVDGVRRQTGNTKTMIFGVATLVSYLSQFMTLMPGDIISTGTPPGVGLGMKPPVYLRAGQVVTLGIEGLGTQRQLMVQA; encoded by the coding sequence ATGAAACTCATGCGCATCGGACGCCCCGGACAGGAGCGGCCCGCCCTTTTGGACGCCAATGGCGTCATCCGCGATCTGTCGGGTCACGTGGCAGATATCTCGGGTGACGTGCTTGGTTCGGACGGCTTGGCCAGACTGGCGGCGATCAACCCGGCCCAGCTGCCGGAGATTGCAGGAGGGCAGCGGATCGGTCCCTGCGTCAGCGGCTCGGGCAAGTTCATCTGCATCGGCCTGAACTTCGCGGACCACGCGCGCGAGACGGGCAAGGAGCCGCCCGAAGAACCCGTGATCTTCGCCAAGGCCGTTTCGGCCATCTGCGGGCCCGACGACGACATCGAGATCCCCCGCGGATCCGAAAAGACGGACTGGGAGGTGGAGATGGGTGTCATCATCGGCAGCCGCGCCAAGTACGTCTCCGAGGCCGAGGCCATGGATCATGTCGCGGGCTATTGCGTCATCAACGACCTGTCAGAACGCGCCTTCCAGTCGGAGCGCGGCGGGCAGTGGACCAAGGGCAAAAGTCACGACACCTTCGGCCCGATCGGTCCGTGGCTGGTGACCAAGGACGAAATCGAGGATGTCCAGTCGCTCGAGATGTGGCTCGAGGTCGACGGCGTGCGCCGCCAGACCGGCAACACGAAGACGATGATCTTCGGCGTGGCGACGCTTGTCAGCTACCTGTCGCAGTTCATGACGCTGATGCCCGGCGACATCATTTCCACGGGCACCCCTCCTGGCGTGGGGCTGGGGATGAAGCCGCCGGTCTACCTCCGGGCCGGGCAGGTTGTGACTCTGGGCATCGAGGGTTTAGGCACGCAGCGCCAGCTGATGGTTCAGGCATGA
- a CDS encoding IclR family transcriptional regulator, with product MLAILDGFDEQHVVIDVDRAAELSGSSRPSAYRYLQALTRSGLCSPASGGTYVLGSRVIELEMLRRQNDPLHRASHHLIRHYAHTTGLNIMVCSYYGDKVLCTDFAWADRSIPDIYRPGRSMPLFRGAMAKVILANHSQARLRSIWTHNEASLREAGLGDTLADFLDAMAAIRAAEAMITRGEVFDNLVGVAAPVFDLQNEVLGSVVFVLQIAHFEASDPEKLSEEIRELSREIQRGIARANRFNAISAGAAAKPRRSPVYSG from the coding sequence ATGCTCGCCATCCTCGACGGCTTCGACGAACAGCACGTGGTCATCGACGTCGACAGGGCGGCGGAACTGTCCGGATCGTCGCGCCCTAGCGCCTACCGCTACCTTCAGGCGCTGACCCGGTCAGGTCTGTGTTCCCCGGCGAGCGGCGGCACCTATGTGCTGGGGTCCCGTGTCATCGAGCTCGAGATGCTGCGGCGCCAGAACGATCCGCTGCACCGCGCGTCCCATCACCTTATTCGCCATTACGCCCACACGACCGGGTTGAACATCATGGTGTGCAGCTACTACGGCGACAAGGTGCTCTGCACCGATTTCGCCTGGGCCGACCGCAGCATCCCCGACATCTACAGGCCGGGCCGCTCGATGCCGCTGTTCCGGGGGGCCATGGCAAAAGTCATTCTGGCGAACCACTCCCAAGCGCGTCTGCGGTCGATCTGGACCCACAACGAAGCTTCCCTGCGCGAGGCCGGGTTGGGCGACACGCTTGCCGACTTCCTCGACGCGATGGCGGCCATCCGCGCGGCCGAGGCGATGATCACGCGTGGCGAAGTCTTCGACAATCTCGTCGGCGTCGCGGCCCCCGTGTTCGACCTTCAGAACGAGGTGCTCGGCAGCGTGGTCTTCGTGCTTCAGATCGCGCATTTCGAGGCCTCCGATCCCGAAAAGCTGAGCGAAGAAATCCGCGAACTGTCGCGTGAAATTCAGCGGGGGATCGCACGGGCAAATCGCTTCAACGCGATTTCCGCCGGAGCTGCGGCCAAGCCCCGGAGATCGCCGGTCTATTCCGGCTGA
- a CDS encoding TRAP transporter large permease: MTLAIFLGCLLGSMIIGMPIGYALIMSGIGLMWHLDFFDAQIVAQNLLNGADSFPLMAIPFFMLAGEVMNAGGLSRRIVNLSVAMVGHVRGGLGFVAILAAAILASLSGSAAADAAALSTILVPMMIKAGHAPGRSAGLIASAGISALIIPPSIGFILLGVIGNVSITKLFIAGIFPGLLMCLVLAVTWYLVARRDPVEPLPRQSWGKVGREARDGIWALLLPFIILFGLRLGVFTPTEAGVIAAVYALFVAIVIYRELKVADLFAVFLGAAKTTAMVMFLVAAAMVSSWMVTVAGLTDQIGSIVEPFAHDPRLLMLAVVVLVLIVGCAMDMVPIILIMVPVLLPTAKAAGIDPVYFCVVFMMATAVSLLTPPVGTVLNVVAGVSRVPLSRVITGVFPFIAAQFIVLGLLIVFPSIVTGPAQFISGQ, from the coding sequence ATGACACTCGCAATTTTCCTTGGCTGCCTGCTGGGCAGCATGATCATCGGCATGCCGATTGGATACGCCCTTATTATGAGCGGCATCGGTCTGATGTGGCATCTGGATTTCTTCGATGCGCAAATCGTGGCGCAGAACCTGCTGAACGGCGCCGACAGTTTCCCACTGATGGCCATTCCGTTCTTCATGCTCGCCGGAGAGGTGATGAACGCGGGCGGCCTGTCGCGCCGCATCGTCAACCTGTCGGTGGCGATGGTCGGCCATGTGCGTGGCGGGCTGGGGTTCGTGGCCATCCTTGCGGCGGCCATCCTGGCCAGCCTCTCGGGATCTGCCGCAGCCGATGCGGCCGCGCTGTCGACTATCCTCGTACCGATGATGATCAAGGCCGGACATGCGCCAGGACGCTCGGCCGGTCTGATCGCCTCGGCGGGCATCTCGGCGCTGATCATCCCGCCGTCCATCGGCTTCATCCTTCTGGGCGTCATCGGCAACGTCTCAATCACCAAGCTCTTCATCGCAGGGATCTTCCCCGGGCTGCTGATGTGCCTAGTGCTGGCCGTCACGTGGTACCTCGTCGCCCGGCGCGATCCCGTGGAACCGCTGCCCCGCCAGAGCTGGGGGAAGGTCGGAAGAGAGGCGCGCGACGGAATCTGGGCGCTGCTGCTGCCCTTCATCATTCTCTTCGGGCTGCGCCTAGGGGTCTTCACGCCAACCGAAGCCGGGGTCATCGCGGCCGTATATGCCCTGTTCGTCGCGATTGTGATCTACCGGGAACTGAAGGTCGCGGATCTCTTCGCGGTCTTCCTCGGCGCCGCCAAGACCACCGCCATGGTCATGTTCCTTGTGGCGGCGGCCATGGTGTCGAGCTGGATGGTGACCGTTGCGGGCCTGACGGATCAGATCGGATCGATCGTCGAGCCCTTTGCCCATGACCCCCGCCTGCTGATGCTTGCCGTCGTCGTTCTGGTGCTGATCGTCGGATGCGCCATGGACATGGTCCCGATCATCCTCATCATGGTTCCCGTGCTGCTGCCAACGGCCAAGGCGGCCGGGATCGATCCAGTCTACTTCTGTGTTGTGTTCATGATGGCAACGGCCGTCAGTCTGCTGACCCCGCCGGTGGGAACGGTGCTGAACGTGGTGGCCGGCGTCTCGCGGGTTCCGCTCTCGCGGGTCATCACGGGGGTATTCCCCTTCATTGCGGCACAGTTCATCGTTCTGGGACTCTTGATCGTCTTCCCATCAATCGTGACTGGCCCCGCCCAGTTCATCAGCGGACAATAG
- a CDS encoding TRAP transporter small permease, with the protein MNRFFQIYLLILKWFIVLCLFGMVVLVFGNVVLRYAFNSGLTESEEFSRWLFVWMVFIGSIVVLHENGHLGLDFILNNLPRPLRRLLLAVAHVLMLFATWLIILGSWAQVAVNTRTYAPATGLPLSMFFGVGVIFGLSTAVILLWRLWLVVTGKIDRIELQDEETAALRQAGVK; encoded by the coding sequence ATGAACCGCTTCTTCCAAATATACCTTCTGATCCTGAAATGGTTCATCGTCCTCTGCCTGTTCGGCATGGTCGTTCTCGTCTTCGGCAACGTGGTCCTGCGCTATGCCTTCAACTCCGGCCTGACCGAGTCAGAGGAATTCTCGCGCTGGCTCTTCGTCTGGATGGTCTTCATCGGAAGCATCGTGGTCCTGCACGAGAACGGGCACCTAGGCCTCGACTTCATCCTGAACAATCTGCCGCGCCCACTGCGCCGGCTGCTTCTCGCGGTGGCGCATGTTCTGATGCTCTTTGCCACCTGGCTCATCATCCTGGGCAGCTGGGCACAGGTCGCCGTCAATACGCGGACCTATGCGCCTGCGACGGGTCTGCCGTTGTCGATGTTCTTCGGTGTCGGGGTGATCTTCGGTCTGTCCACCGCCGTTATCCTGCTCTGGCGGCTCTGGCTCGTCGTCACGGGCAAGATCGACCGGATCGAGCTTCAGGATGAAGAAACCGCGGCGCTGCGCCAAGCTGGGGTGAAATGA
- a CDS encoding cupin domain-containing protein has protein sequence MTLQVVPVVTRAAALDDNTGQSGDCVRRSGVSPQHTPATKLWFGQVTNEPGFRSPPHHHGEAETGGYVLRGHGRIYFGEDYKEFVDMTAGDFVFVPPHMPHVEANMSTTEGLTWLTCRTPDNIVVNLPDVPDETLADYRRPE, from the coding sequence ATGACACTGCAAGTCGTTCCCGTCGTTACACGGGCAGCCGCGCTGGATGACAACACGGGCCAGTCCGGCGATTGTGTCCGCCGGTCGGGCGTCAGCCCGCAGCATACGCCCGCCACGAAACTGTGGTTCGGTCAGGTCACCAACGAGCCGGGCTTCCGGTCCCCGCCGCACCACCATGGCGAGGCCGAGACCGGCGGATATGTCCTGAGGGGCCACGGCCGGATCTACTTCGGCGAGGACTACAAGGAATTCGTCGACATGACGGCCGGAGATTTTGTCTTCGTCCCGCCGCACATGCCGCATGTCGAAGCGAACATGTCGACAACCGAGGGGCTGACCTGGCTGACATGCCGCACGCCCGACAATATCGTTGTGAACCTGCCCGATGTTCCCGACGAGACGCTGGCCGACTACCGTCGCCCCGAATGA